The genomic stretch GCTGAAAATGCCGCTATTAAAAATAAGATACATCCTGAAGAATGGACTTTCAAAAATATAAATATAATTAAAAATCAAATAAAAAAAATAGGAATTAGTTATGATTGGACGAGAGAAATTGCTACATGTAAAGAGGACTATTATAAATGGACACAATGGTTGTTTATTAAATTATACGAAAATGGGTTAGCTTACAAGAAAAAAGGAGCGGTTAATTGGTGTCCAAACTGTAATACTGTTTTGGCAAACGAACAAGTGGTAGATGGAAAGTGTGAAAGATGTGGGACAGAAGTTACTATTAAGCACTTAGAACAATGGTATTTTAAGATTACAGAATACGCTGAAAAACTTCTAAATGATTTGGATAAATTAGAAGGTTGGCCAGAAAATGTAAAAATTATGCAAAGAAATTGGATTGGAAAAAGTATAGGTGCAGAAGTTGATTTTCCAGTAGATGGATTAGATATGAAAATAAGAGTGTTTACTACACGACCTGATACTCTTTGGGGAGTTACATTTATGGCTATTTCTCCAGAATCCCCTCTTGTCGAACAAATTGTAACCGAAGAGAAAAAAGAAGAGTTATATAAATTTTTACATAAAGTTTCTCTTGAAGATAGATTTAAGAGAACAAGTGTTGATGCGGAAAAAGAAGGGATTTTTCTTGGAAGATATGCTATTAACCCCGTAACTGGCGAAAAAATTCCGATATATGTAGCAAATTACATTTTATATGAGTATGGAACAGGAGCTATAATGGCTGTTCCTGCGCACGATCAAAGGGATTTTGCCTTTGCAAGGAAGTATGGTTTACCAATAATGGTTGTAATTGACAACCCTGAAAGTCCTTTAGATCCAGATAAGATGGAAGAAGCATATGAAGAAGAAGGAATAATGATCAATTCTGGTCCTTTTAATGGTTTGAATAGTAAAAAAGCAATTGAAAAGGTAATTGAATATCTTGAGGAAAAAGGGATTGGGAAAAGGAGTGTTCAGTACAAATTGAGGGATTGGCTAATTTCTAGGCAAAGATATTGGGGAGCACCTATCCCAATAATTTATTGTGAAAAATGTGGGACAGTGCCAGTTCCTGAAAAAGATTTACCAGTAAAATTACCCAAAGAGATAGAATTTTTACCCACAGGACAGTCGCCATTAGCGTTGAATGAACAATTTTTGAATACAACATGTCCAAAGTGTGGTGGGCCCGCAAGACGTGACGCTGATACAATGGACACTTTTGTAGATAGTTCTTGGTATTATTTAAGGTATGTAAATCCAGATATGGATGATAAACCATTTGATTCTAAAGATGTTAATTATTGGCTTCCAGTTGATCAGTACATAGGTGGAGTGGAACACGCAATTTTACATTTGCTTTATTCAAGATTTATTACCAAGGTCTTACATGATCTTGGTTATATAAATTTCGATGAACCATTTACCAATCTCTTTACTCAAGGAATGATATACAAAGATGGATGGAAAATGAGTAAATCTAAAGGCAATGTAGTTTCACCGGATGATATGATAGAAAAATATGGCGCTGATACATTAAGAACATATATTCTTTTTATGGCTCCACCAGAAAAAGATGCAGAATGGAATGATGCAGGAATAGAAGGAGTAAATAGATTTTTAAAGAGATTATGGAATAATTTTTACAAGATATTACCTTTTATAAAGGATACTACAAAAGAAAACATTGTATTAAAGAATAAAAAGGAAAAAGAATTGAGAAAAAAACTTCACCAATCTATTAAGAAAATTACCGAGGATATTGAAGGAGGATTTAAATTTAATACAGCTATTGCAGGACTTATGGAACTCAACAATAGCTTAAATGAATATTTAAATACTACTATTGAAGATGAATTGAATGTTCCACTGCTAAGAGAACTTGCTGAAAATCTTGTTTTGATTCTTTCACCTTTCGCACCACACATGGCAGAAGAAATGTGGTATGATTTAGGTAAAGACACACTTATAGTAAATGAGCAATGGCCAACATATGATCCTGAAGCACTTAAAGAAGATGAAGTTACGATTATAATTCAAGTTAACGGGAAAGTAAGAGGGAAAATTAACGTTTCAGTTGATGAAGATGAGGAAAATATAAAGAAGTTAGCATTAAAAGAGCCGAAAGTTGCTTCATATGTTGAAGGAAAAGAAATTGTGAAGATAATTTATGTAAAGAATAAGCTTTTAAATATTGTCGTAAAATAAAGGAGGAGAGTTTATGAAAAAATTATTAGTTTTAATGGTTGTTTTGATTTCTGCTTTGTTAGTTTTTGGTGAGGAAGCAACATCGACTACGCTTCCAGGTACAACTGTTGTAGCTATAGTGAATGGTGAAGAAGTTACACTTGATCTTTTAAATTCACAAGCAAATATTAATGGTTTACTTGTTAAAATTTCTGAAGTGGATCAAACTTTCTTTAATGTATTAACAAACACTGATGAGGGTGTAAAACTTTTAATGAGGTATAAAAGAGCCGTTTTGGATCAAATAGTTGATAAATTACTTATAGTGCAATTTGCTGAGAAGTATGGGGTTAGGCCAACGGATGAAGAAGTAAAGCAATTTGTAGATAAACAAATTTCTGATTATTTATCTTCACAAGGAATTGACGAAGATACCTTTAATATGTATTTACAGTATGCAAATATGGGAACATTGAAGGAATTTAAAGAAAAATTATTTTTTGATACATTGGTGAATATGTCTATAAAGAATTTATTTGATTATGCATCACAAGATGCTACAGTAACTGATGATGAAATTAAAGCTTATTATAATGAAAATATTGATAAATATTCTACCCCCACACAATTTGACTTATATGTTTTAACGTTTACAAATGAGACTCAAGCAAAAATGGCAAAGGATAAGGTAGCATCCGGTATAGATTTTCAAACAGTTGCTAACGAATTTAATTTGGGAGATTTTAAGTTTGAAAACATAGCTAAAGGTCAGGCATTTCCTGATAAACTTTGGGAATATAT from Thermosipho atlanticus DSM 15807 encodes the following:
- a CDS encoding peptidyl-prolyl cis-trans isomerase — translated: MKKLLVLMVVLISALLVFGEEATSTTLPGTTVVAIVNGEEVTLDLLNSQANINGLLVKISEVDQTFFNVLTNTDEGVKLLMRYKRAVLDQIVDKLLIVQFAEKYGVRPTDEEVKQFVDKQISDYLSSQGIDEDTFNMYLQYANMGTLKEFKEKLFFDTLVNMSIKNLFDYASQDATVTDDEIKAYYNENIDKYSTPTQFDLYVLTFTNETQAKMAKDKVASGIDFQTVANEFNLGDFKFENIAKGQAFPDKLWEYIENAMVGAILGPINVDGTFYIVKILEKIPPQVKEFEQVKEEIANELLSNKKSEVWSKFIDEEFAKFKKESQVKILYTTE
- the leuS gene encoding leucine--tRNA ligase, translating into MKEYKPQEIESKWQKIWEKEKVFETEQYSERPKFYDLVMFPYPSGTLHVGHVKNYVIGDIVARYKRMKGYNVLHPFGYDAFGLPAENAAIKNKIHPEEWTFKNINIIKNQIKKIGISYDWTREIATCKEDYYKWTQWLFIKLYENGLAYKKKGAVNWCPNCNTVLANEQVVDGKCERCGTEVTIKHLEQWYFKITEYAEKLLNDLDKLEGWPENVKIMQRNWIGKSIGAEVDFPVDGLDMKIRVFTTRPDTLWGVTFMAISPESPLVEQIVTEEKKEELYKFLHKVSLEDRFKRTSVDAEKEGIFLGRYAINPVTGEKIPIYVANYILYEYGTGAIMAVPAHDQRDFAFARKYGLPIMVVIDNPESPLDPDKMEEAYEEEGIMINSGPFNGLNSKKAIEKVIEYLEEKGIGKRSVQYKLRDWLISRQRYWGAPIPIIYCEKCGTVPVPEKDLPVKLPKEIEFLPTGQSPLALNEQFLNTTCPKCGGPARRDADTMDTFVDSSWYYLRYVNPDMDDKPFDSKDVNYWLPVDQYIGGVEHAILHLLYSRFITKVLHDLGYINFDEPFTNLFTQGMIYKDGWKMSKSKGNVVSPDDMIEKYGADTLRTYILFMAPPEKDAEWNDAGIEGVNRFLKRLWNNFYKILPFIKDTTKENIVLKNKKEKELRKKLHQSIKKITEDIEGGFKFNTAIAGLMELNNSLNEYLNTTIEDELNVPLLRELAENLVLILSPFAPHMAEEMWYDLGKDTLIVNEQWPTYDPEALKEDEVTIIIQVNGKVRGKINVSVDEDEENIKKLALKEPKVASYVEGKEIVKIIYVKNKLLNIVVK